Proteins from a genomic interval of Paenibacillus sp. FSL R5-0623:
- a CDS encoding spore germination protein has product MSASVQDGQDLKRISPDLNENTTYCKQVMGHSNDLMIRPLQCLHKWPAVMLYIDGMVDVQILNHSIMESLLHKRDLPDFSADHEHLSYLQNDVLIASDVLLVNDMDEVLNALLSGSAILLLEGSVRGLKIGAAGWEDRSVGEPVSQTVVRGPMEGFNENLRTNTSLIRKRIRDPHLWIEEREIGRVTKTRVAVLYLEHVVDQEIVQELRRRLDEIDIDSILEGGYIEELVQDKTRTIFPTVYNSERPDTVSAALLEGRVAIIVDGTPFVLVVPALFVHFFQSPEDYYQRADISTLIRLIRYLAFFIALLSPSFYIAITTFHQEMLPTNLLISLAAQREGVPFPAFIEALLMELTYEILREAGIRIPKTVGQAVSIVGTLVIGQAAVDAGVVSAAMVIIVSITAISSYVIPENGLSISVRMLRFVLMILAAAFGFYGILIVLLITITHLCSLRSFGVPYMSPFAPFIQKDLKDTIFRVPWSRMKTRPLSTSTTNEVRQSTKKTKR; this is encoded by the coding sequence ATGAGTGCATCGGTACAGGACGGTCAAGATCTGAAGAGAATCTCTCCAGATCTGAATGAAAATACAACGTACTGCAAGCAAGTCATGGGACACAGTAATGACTTGATGATCCGTCCTCTGCAATGTTTGCATAAATGGCCTGCCGTCATGCTGTACATTGATGGAATGGTCGATGTACAAATTCTAAATCACTCCATCATGGAATCCTTATTGCATAAGCGTGATCTTCCTGATTTTTCAGCAGATCATGAACATCTGAGTTACCTCCAAAATGATGTTCTGATCGCAAGTGATGTCCTGCTCGTCAATGATATGGATGAAGTGCTGAATGCTCTGTTGTCGGGATCAGCGATCTTACTACTGGAAGGATCTGTACGAGGATTGAAAATTGGCGCAGCAGGCTGGGAAGATCGATCCGTTGGAGAGCCTGTATCCCAAACCGTCGTTCGTGGACCGATGGAAGGTTTTAATGAGAATCTGCGTACCAACACTTCATTAATTCGCAAACGAATCCGAGATCCTCATCTCTGGATCGAAGAAAGAGAGATCGGTCGAGTTACCAAGACCCGGGTTGCTGTACTATATCTGGAACATGTCGTGGATCAGGAGATTGTGCAGGAACTAAGGCGAAGACTGGATGAGATTGATATCGATAGCATTCTAGAGGGAGGATACATCGAAGAGCTGGTTCAGGATAAGACAAGGACCATTTTCCCAACCGTATATAATAGCGAACGACCCGATACCGTGTCCGCGGCGCTACTGGAAGGCCGGGTTGCAATCATTGTCGACGGGACACCCTTTGTTTTAGTTGTTCCCGCCCTGTTTGTTCATTTCTTTCAGTCACCTGAGGATTATTATCAGCGAGCTGATATCAGTACACTGATTCGATTGATCCGATATCTGGCTTTTTTTATCGCGTTGCTCTCTCCATCCTTTTATATTGCCATTACCACTTTCCACCAGGAGATGCTTCCTACCAACCTTCTAATCAGTTTGGCAGCTCAGCGAGAAGGCGTTCCTTTCCCCGCCTTTATTGAAGCCCTGCTGATGGAGCTAACTTATGAAATTTTGCGAGAAGCGGGCATTCGGATACCAAAGACGGTCGGTCAGGCTGTGTCCATTGTGGGTACGCTTGTTATTGGTCAAGCCGCGGTGGATGCTGGGGTTGTATCTGCTGCAATGGTCATCATCGTATCCATCACTGCGATATCCAGTTATGTCATTCCTGAAAATGGGCTTTCCATCTCGGTACGCATGTTGCGGTTCGTTCTGATGATCTTGGCCGCTGCCTTCGGATTTTACGGCATCCTGATTGTATTGTTAATTACCATAACGCATCTTTGCAGCTTGCGTTCTTTCGGGGTACCTTATATGTCCCCTTTTGCACCCTTTATTCAGAAGGATCTCAAAGACACGATCTTTCGTGTACCCTGGTCTCGTATGAAGACTCGTCCACTCTCTACCAGCACAACAAATGAAGTTAGACAATCCACCAAAAAAACGAAGCGGTAA
- a CDS encoding DedA family protein, protein MELLEKIQHLFGSYGYSVLFFGLLLEFIALPFPGETTMAYAGFLSYKGHLDFGILTILAFLGTTIGMTITYFIGAKAGLPFITRYGKWFLLKQDKLDKTQKWFAKYGNALIFIGYFIPGVRHFTGYFAGIAAVPFRKFALYAYSGALFWVVLFLGIGKIFGPQWNAVFHLAHQYAAYIVGGIGLLLIAAVLYRYRKAWTARSTVSKPAPVRQRQK, encoded by the coding sequence TTGGAATTGCTTGAGAAGATCCAACATCTGTTTGGGTCCTACGGATACAGCGTATTGTTTTTTGGCTTGTTGCTTGAATTCATCGCACTTCCCTTTCCTGGTGAAACAACGATGGCTTACGCAGGGTTTCTCTCCTACAAGGGGCATCTCGACTTTGGAATCCTCACCATACTGGCTTTTCTGGGAACAACGATTGGCATGACAATCACTTATTTTATTGGAGCCAAAGCAGGACTGCCCTTTATAACAAGATACGGAAAATGGTTTCTGCTGAAGCAGGACAAGCTCGATAAAACGCAAAAGTGGTTCGCCAAGTATGGTAATGCCTTAATCTTCATCGGTTATTTCATTCCGGGAGTAAGGCATTTCACTGGGTATTTTGCGGGCATAGCCGCTGTTCCCTTTCGCAAATTTGCTCTCTACGCCTATTCAGGCGCACTGTTCTGGGTTGTACTGTTTCTGGGCATTGGCAAAATATTTGGCCCCCAGTGGAATGCCGTATTCCATCTGGCTCATCAATATGCAGCATATATCGTGGGAGGAATCGGCCTATTGCTTATCGCAGCCGTGCTCTATCGTTACCGCAAAGCATGGACAGCTAGATCCACCGTATCCAAGCCAGCCCCTGTTCGACAAAGACAAAAGTAA
- a CDS encoding Ger(x)C family spore germination protein, with protein sequence MHRCLRLILSCVILLPLLTGCWDRQELNELGIMLGLGVDKDGDLIKVSAQVVVPNEVSSKAGGGKGTPVTQYEASATTLFEAIQKLTETSPRRIFLAHIRVLVFGEEYARKNGIYDVIEALMREPTARPDYYVLVAKNTTASQLLDVLTPLDNTPAEKMYNSLDISSKTWSPTTTVTGDELLEFMISPGIQPVITGVEILGPKGQSGNKENISTIRSPARLNTTGLSVFKKDKLIGWLTEDESKGYNYIRDNVESTVNHMPCRKQGNVTFKALRTTTKRKAEIVNDKPVIHIDVKNVSSIGAVECGIKIGSMKVLKELEADSEERLIELMQNSVNSVKRKFHVDIFGFGQEVYHADPKFFKKIENEWDKHFEELDIKYKTNVQIKRVGTLDDSFRNEVK encoded by the coding sequence ATGCATAGATGCTTACGCTTAATATTATCCTGTGTCATTCTGCTTCCTCTCCTTACCGGATGCTGGGATCGGCAGGAATTGAATGAACTTGGCATTATGCTGGGTCTCGGCGTGGACAAAGATGGAGATCTGATCAAAGTAAGTGCTCAGGTCGTTGTTCCGAATGAGGTATCTTCCAAAGCAGGGGGAGGGAAAGGGACACCCGTTACACAGTACGAAGCGTCGGCTACAACCTTGTTTGAAGCCATTCAAAAATTAACGGAGACAAGCCCGCGCAGAATCTTCCTTGCACATATCCGGGTTCTGGTATTTGGTGAAGAATATGCACGTAAAAACGGAATATATGATGTTATTGAGGCGTTAATGCGCGAACCTACAGCAAGACCTGATTATTACGTCTTGGTTGCTAAGAATACTACTGCTTCCCAACTGCTTGACGTACTTACACCTTTAGATAATACTCCAGCTGAAAAAATGTATAATTCTCTCGATATATCTTCTAAGACCTGGTCTCCCACTACCACGGTCACCGGGGATGAATTACTGGAGTTCATGATATCGCCTGGCATCCAGCCCGTCATTACAGGTGTAGAGATCCTTGGTCCCAAAGGTCAAAGCGGGAATAAAGAGAATATATCGACCATTCGCTCACCAGCTCGCCTCAATACGACGGGACTGAGCGTGTTCAAGAAAGACAAGCTGATTGGTTGGTTAACGGAGGATGAATCCAAAGGCTACAATTATATCCGTGACAATGTAGAATCAACGGTCAACCATATGCCTTGTCGCAAGCAAGGCAACGTGACGTTTAAGGCGCTCCGTACAACAACGAAAAGAAAAGCAGAAATCGTAAATGATAAGCCCGTAATCCACATCGATGTCAAGAATGTCTCCTCCATCGGTGCAGTTGAATGCGGGATCAAGATTGGTTCGATGAAAGTTCTCAAAGAACTTGAAGCCGATAGTGAAGAACGATTAATTGAACTGATGCAGAACTCTGTCAATTCAGTAAAACGCAAATTCCATGTCGATATATTTGGTTTTGGACAGGAAGTGTACCATGCAGATCCCAAGTTCTTCAAGAAGATAGAAAATGAGTGGGATAAACATTTTGAAGAACTGGATATCAAGTACAAAACCAATGTGCAGATTAAACGTGTCGGTACACTGGATGATTCATTCAGAAACGAAGTAAAGTAA